A genome region from Fibrobacter succinogenes includes the following:
- the pgk gene encoding phosphoglycerate kinase: MAKLSIEDLELAGKRVFIRVDFNVPQDKVTGEITNTKRIEAALPTIQYALDKGAAVVLASHLGRPNGEKNMKYTLAPVAKKLEELIKKPVKFLSDCVGPEVEAACAAIKPGEIILLENLRFHIEEEGKRKIKNA, from the coding sequence ATGGCAAAGCTTTCTATCGAAGATCTCGAACTCGCCGGCAAGCGCGTGTTCATCCGTGTCGACTTCAACGTTCCGCAGGACAAGGTGACTGGTGAAATCACCAACACCAAGCGTATCGAAGCCGCTCTCCCGACCATCCAGTACGCCCTCGACAAGGGTGCAGCCGTCGTGCTCGCCTCTCACCTGGGCCGTCCGAATGGCGAAAAGAACATGAAGTACACGCTCGCTCCGGTCGCCAAGAAGCTCGAAGAACTCATCAAGAAGCCGGTGAAGTTCCTCTCTGACTGCGTCGGTCCGGAAGTCGAAGCCGCCTGCGCCGCTATCAAGCCGGGTGAAATCATCCTCCTCGAAAACCTCCGCTTCCACATCGAAGAAGAAGGCAAGAGGAAGATCAAGAACGCC